Proteins co-encoded in one Salvia splendens isolate huo1 chromosome 4, SspV2, whole genome shotgun sequence genomic window:
- the LOC121798863 gene encoding probable lipid-A-disaccharide synthase, mitochondrial — protein sequence MFLKTATNAKIGLKFLCVGKRFLSVLGRESVRDLASKDGELRVFIVAGEVSGDIIASRFMNSLRKLSPFPVRFTGVGGLMMSRQGLNTLFPMEDISVMGIWELLPHLTKFRLRLNQTVESALTFQPHVVLTVDSKGFSFRFLKHLRARYGPQGLATPQHFHYVAPSFWAWRGGESRLKGLVGFVDHFFCILPFEAQICRSYGLHATFVGHPALEDVFDLKNNKCVDREWKVQGDGEEFRKKYGVPSGSKIISVLPGSRLQEVTRMLPIYARTLELIKDSFSELTVVIHVAPNKHVQDYISDTVHKWPVPVVLVPGGSTCTKYNAYSASQIALCTSGTVAVEMQLARLPCVVAYRAHILTEWFIRYKAKIPYISLPNIVLDSPIIPETLFEACTPPQLAPVLLELMHDESLRQQQITAANKFLSLLDPRQKVDADSIRNPSFEYSPSAVAASAVLSSMMGTSV from the exons ATGTTTCTGAAAACTGCGACGAATGCGAAGATTGGATTGAAGTTTTTGTGCGTAGGGAAAAGGTTCCTGTCAGTTTTAGGCAGAGAAAGTGTGCGAGATTTGGCTTCCAAAGATGGAGAGCTGAGGGTTTTCATCGTCGCTGGGGAGGTTTCTGGCGACATTATCGCGTCTCGTTTCATGAATTCTTTAAGAAAGCTCTCCCCTTTTCCTGTCCGTTTCACCGGCGTCGGAGG GTTGATGATGTCGCGGCAAGGGTTAAATACCTTGTTTCCTATGGAGGATATTTCTGTCATGGGCATTTGGGAATTATTGCCGCATCTTACCAAGTTTAGG CTCAGGCTAAACCAGACGGTTGAATCGGCGCTAACTTTTCAGCCACATGTTGTGCTCACAGTTGACTCCAAGGGCTTTTCCTTCCGCTTTCTCAAGCATTTGCGAG CTAGATATGGTCCACAGGGACTTGCTACTCCTCAACACTTTCACTATGTAGCTCCATCATTTTGGGCGTGGAGAGGAGGTGAATCTAGACTTAAGGGACTTGTGGGGTTTGTCGATCATTTTTTCTGTATCCTTCCATTTGAGGCACAAATCTGTAGATCGTATGGACTCCATGCTACATTTGTCGGCCATCCAGCATTAGAAGATGTTTTCGACCTCAAG AATAACAAATGCGTGGACAGGGAGTGGAAGGTTCAAGGTGATGGTGAGGAATTTAGGAAGAAATATGGGGTGCCCTCAG GATCAAAAATCATTTCTGTGCTGCCCGGAAGCCGATTGCAAGAGGTCACCCGCATGCTTCCAATATATGCACGCACTCTGGAACTAATCAAAGATTCCTTCTCGGAGCTGACAGTAGTAATCCATGTGGCACCTAATAAGCATGTGCAAGACTATATAAGTGACACTGTTCACAAGTGGCCTGTACCTGTTGTATTGGTTCCAGGTGGATCGACATGCACGAAGTACAATGCATACAGT GCAAGTCAAATAGCACTATGCACGTCTGGGACCGTGGCAGTGGAAATGCAGCTTGCTCGTTTACCTTGTGTTGTTGCATATCGAGCACATATCCTGACTGAATGGTTCATACGATACAAAGCTAAAATACCTTACATCTCACTTCCAAATATTGTCCTAGATTCACCTATAATCCCTGAAACTCTTTTTGAAGCGTGCACTCCTCCACAGTTAGCACCGGTGCTCCT GGAGTTGATGCACGATGAGAGCCTTCGCCAGCAACAGATTACTGCTGCCAATAAGTTTCTGAGTTTGCTGGATCCTCGACAAAAAGTAGATGCCGACTCGATACGTAATCCGTCTTTTGAGTACTCACCAAGTGCAGTGGCTGCATCAGCAGTATTAAGTTCTATGATGGGCACTTCAGTGTAG